In one window of Geotrypetes seraphini chromosome 3, aGeoSer1.1, whole genome shotgun sequence DNA:
- the EXOC8 gene encoding exocyst complex component 8, with the protein MSDSGASRLRRQLESSSFEPKLYVTQLSQQSDGDRDLQEHRQRVQTLADETAQNLKKNVYKNYRQFIETAREISYLESEMYQLSHILTEQKGIMESVTQALLAADKEEAARELQAAFPKESEEGKQRTLTTLLEKVEGCENLLEVPGRYLIYNGDLVEYDVEHMAQIQRVHVFLMNDCLLVATWLPNRRGLYKFNSMHDLDELAVVNVKDHPPMKDMFKILMCPESRIFQAENTKIKKEWLEVLEETKKKKVLNENRKREEAEAPQSPSVPEVSLNPFDETEEVLEQLVDLALDWILDLPEDLDVCIAQRDFEGAVDLLDKLNRYLEDKPLTQPVKDLKAKVEERIRQLTDVLVFELSPDRSLRGGPKATRRAVSQLIRLGQSTKACELFLKNRASAVQTAIRQLRIEGATLLYIHKLCNVFFTSLLETAREFEMDFAGNSGCYSAFIVWSRAAMKMFVDAFSKQVFDSKESLSTAAECVKVAKEHCMQLSEIGLDLTFILHSLLVKDIKTALQSYKEIIIEATKHRNSEEMWRKMNLMTPEALGKLREEMKNCGVANFDQYVGDDCWVNLSYTVVAFTKQTMAFLEEALKLYFPELHMILLESLLEIILVAVQHVDYSLRCEQESDKKTFIRQNASFLYEMVLPVMEKRFEEGVGKPAKQLQDLRNASRLIRVNPESTMSVV; encoded by the coding sequence ATGTCAGACAGCGGCGCGAGCCGTTTGCGGCGGCAGCTGGAGTCGAGTAGCTTCGAGCCGAAGCTGTACGTGACTCAGCTGTCGCAGCAGTCGGACGGCGACCGCGACCTGCAGGAGCACCGGCAGCGCGTGCAGACGCTGGCCGACGAGACGGCGCAGAACCTGAAGAAGAACGTCTACAAGAACTACCGGCAGTTCATCGAGACGGCGCGTGAGATCTCCTACTTGGAGAGCGAGATGTACCAGCTGAGCCACATCCTCACCGAGCAGAAGGGCATCATGGAGAGCGTCACCCAGGCCCTGCTCGCCGCCGACAAGGAGGAGGCTGCTCGCGAGCTGCAGGCTGCTTTCCCCAAGGAGTCCGAGGAGGGTAAGCAGCGCACCCTGACCACCCTGCTAGAGAAGGTGGAGGGTTGCGAGAATCTGCTGGAGGTGCCGGGCCGCTACTTGATCTACAACGGGGACCTGGTGGAGTACGACGTGGAGCATATGGCCCAGATCCAGCGGGTACACGTCTTCCTGATGAACGATTGCCTGCTGGTTGCCACTTGGTTACCCAACAGGCGCGGCCTCTACAAGTTCAACTCCATGCACGATCTGGACGAACTGGCTGTGGTGAACGTCAAGGACCATCCGCCCATGAAGGACATGTTTAAAATACTCATGTGCCCAGAGAGCCGCATTTTCCAAGCGGAAAACACTAAAATCAAGAAGGAGTGGTTGGAAGTATTGGAAGAAACTAAGAAAAAGAAGGTCCTGAATGAGAATCGTAAAAGGGAGGAGGCGGAGGCTCCCCAGTCTCCTTCTGTCCCTGAGGTCTCTCTTAATCCGTTTGATGAAACTGAAGAAGTCCTAGAACAACTAGTTGATTTGGCCTTGGACTGGATCCTAGACCTTCCCGAAGACCTGGATGTTTGTATTGCACAGAGAGATTTTGAGGGGGCAGTGGATTTACTAGACAAATTGAACAGGTATTTGGAGGACAAACCTCTGACACAGCCTGTAAAGGATCTAAAGGCCAAGGTGGAAGAAAGAATCCGCCAGTTAACAGATGTTTTGGTGTTTGAGTTATCTCCAGATAGATCCTTGCGTGGTGGACCAAAGGCCACCCGGAGGGCTGTTTCTCAGCTTATTCGCTTAGGTCAGTCGACAAAAGCATGTGAGCTCTTCCTGAAGAACCGAGCATCTGCAGTGCAAACAGCTATCCGTCAACTGCGGATTGAAGGAGCCACATTACTGTATATCCACAAACTCTGTAATGTGTTTTTCACCAGCCTACTGGAAACAGCCAGAGAATTTGAGATGGATTTTGCTGGCAATAGTGGTTGCTACTCTGCTTTCATTGTGTGGTCTCGAGCCGCTATGAAGATGTTTGTGGATGCTTTTAGCAAACAAGTGTTTGACAGTAAGGAGAGCCTGTCCACTGCAGCTGAGTGTGTCAAAGTGGCCAAAGAACACTGCATGCAGCTGAGTGAAATTGGCTTGGACCTTACTTTCATTCTTCATTCCCTTCTTGTGAAGGACATAAAAACTGCTCTTCAGAGTTACAAAGAAATCATCATTGAAGCCACAAAACATCGAAACTCTGAGGAGATGTGGCGGAAGATGAACCTGATGACCCCTGAGGCTCTTGGAAAGCTCCGTGAGGAGATGAAAAACTGCGGAGTAGCAAACTTTGATCAATATGTTGGTGATGATTGTTGGGTGAACCTCAGCTATACTGTTGTTGCCTTTACAAAACAAACAATGGCCTTTTTAGAAGAAGCACTAAAACTGTATTTTCCAGAACTGCATATGATTCTTCTTGAAAGTCTGCTGGAGATAATTCTTGTTGCTGTCCAGCATGTTGACTATAGTTTGCGTTGTGAGCAGGAGTCTGACAAGAAAACATTTATACGACAAAATGCTTCTTTTTTGTATGAAATGGTGCTGCCTGTTATGGAAAAAAGGTTTGAAGAGGGTGTTGGGAAGCCTGCCAAGCAATTGCAGGATCTCAGAAATGCTTCTAGACTGATTCGTGTAAATCCTGAGAGTACAATGTCTGTTGTCTAA